In Aspergillus flavus chromosome 3, complete sequence, one genomic interval encodes:
- a CDS encoding putative sensory transduction histidine kinase has product MAAPSPRNLSAQQLADISPIGTAVLDSRDEILFLNRRFRELMTCQSRRAFDGWSQSIARGDYDRVAAVYDNALKANKALRIEYRTCDEPCQWRLLMLTPFGEEELRGLPLGPGGGSYCTITDITEEKRAEISQKKIAEEAQRRKEQQERFIDMISHEVRNPLSAILHCTEDILEAVQQKDRRNIRVEDIAQAAETISLCVAHQKKIVDDVLTFSKLDAEMFTLLPQRVQPRQHLAMSLMMFRPELRKHNIDFEYKLDHSYADCGVDWVVADLDRMSQVLVNLVCNAIKFTAKAGDEKKISVFMGASKVRPTSYPPNVVFFSSDESALRLNATNRPEWGEGGVAYLMVAVKDTGIGISEEAQKRLFERFNQATPRTETIYGGSGLGLNVSRRLCHLHGGEIGVSSKEGHGSTFGFFFTIRRSVESSTTKPPRQEQGAIAELCREVQALSSKVTEGTTEIANPTIRTSPEMTHVKEVSPGASKDGTWEHTARIAYDAGNTEVMRHSPNIAQSADQPQYREKQPSQSSRSQPDASKERRVLVVEDNVINQRIVARKLESLGFQVTAVSNGREALDMVQQSTFDCILMDQAMPVMDGNSATRAVRDLEKHGMAHIPVLGVTANVRAEQQAEMKAAGMDDVIHKPYKMRDLCDRIQQLMG; this is encoded by the coding sequence ATGGCGGCTCCGTCCCCCCGCAATCTGTCAGCCCAGCAGCTGGCAGATATCTCGCCGATTGGTACCGCAGTACTTGATTCGCGAGATGAGATCCTATTCTTGAACCGCCGTTTCAGGGAGCTGATGACCTGCCAATCGCGCAGGGCGTTCGACGGTTGGTCCCAATCCATTGCCCGGGGCGACTATGACCGGGTGGCAGCGGTATACGACAACGCGCTGAAGGCCAACAAAGCGCTGCGTATCGAATATCGTACGTGCGACGAGCCATGTCAATGGCGCCTCCTCATGCTAACGCCGTTTGGCGAGGAAGAACTGCGCGGACTGCCCCTCGGCCCCGGCGGGGGTTCCTACTGCACGATCACGGATATCACCGAAGAGAAGCGAGCGGAGATCtcacagaagaagatcgCCGAAGAGGCACAACGGCGGAAGGAACAACAAGAACGCTTCATCGATATGATCAGCCACGAAGTCCGGAATCCGCTTTCTGCCATTCTACATTGCACCGAAGACATCTTAGAAGCCGTGCAGCAGAAGGACCGACGGAACATCCGGGTGGAGGACATTGCCCAAGCGGCAGAAACCATCAGTCTTTGTGTTGCACATCAAAAGAAGATCGTCGACGACGTGCTGACTTTTTCGAAGTTAGACGCAGAAATGTTCACCTTACTGCCGCAGCGCGTTCAGCCACGACAGCATCTAGCCAtgtcgttgatgatgttTCGGCCGGAGCTGCGGAAACATAACATCGACTTCGAGTACAAGCTGGACCACTCCTACGCCGACTGTGGAGTCGACTGGGTCGTCGCTGATCTCGACCGCATGAGTCAAGTTCTTGTGAATCTCGTCTGTAATGCGATCAAATTCACGGCCAAGGCGggcgacgagaagaagatctccgtGTTCATGGGTGCCTCCAAGGTGCGCCCGACGTCCTACCCACCCAACGTAgttttcttcagctcagATGAATCGGCTCTGCGGCTCAATGCGACGAACCGACCCGAGTGGGGGGAGGGTGGCGTGGCCTATCTCATGGTCGCAGTCAAGGACACGGGAATTGGAATCAGCGAGGAAGCGCAGAAGCGGCTATTTGAACGATTCAATCAAGCCACCCCGAGAACTGAGACGATCTACGGCGGGTCGGGGCTCGGCCTCAACGTCAGTCGGAGGCTCTGCCATTTACACGGAGGCGAAATCGGCGTAAGCTCGAAGGAAGGTCACGGAAGTAcattcggcttcttcttcactaTTCGTCGAAGCGTCGAGAGCTCCACAACCAAGCCGCCTCGACAAGAACAGGGGGCGATCGCCGAGTTGTGCCGGGAAGTCCAAGCGCTCAGCAGCAAGGTGACGGAAGGGACGACCGAAATCGCCAATCCCACCATTCGCACCAGCCCTGAGATGACCCATGTGAAGGAAGTCTCTCCCGGCGCGTCCAAGGACGGGACCTGGGAGCATACCGCCCGAATCGCCTACGACGCAGGCAACACGGAGGTGATGCGCCATAGCCCCAATATTGCCCAGTCAGCCGACCAACCACAGTATCGCGAGAAGCAACCATCTCAATCATCACGGTCTCAGCCGGACGCGAGCAAAGAACGACGGGTTTTGGTGGTAGAGGACAACGTGATCAACCAGCGTATTGTGGCGCGCAAGCTCGAGTCCTTGGGTTTTCAGGTGACCGCGGTCAGTAATGGGCGCGAGGCTTTAGATATGGTCCAGCAAAGTACCTTCGACTGCATCTTAATGGATCAGGCGATGCCGGTGATGGACGGAAATTCGGCGACGCGAGCCGTTCGCGATCTCGAGAAACATGGGATGGCGCACATCCCGGTTCTGGGCGTCACTGCAAATGTCCGAGCTGAGCAACAAGCGGAAATGAAGGCGGCCGGCATGGACGACGTTATCCATAAGCCATACAAGATGCGAGACCTCTGCGATAGGATTCAGCAGTTGATGGGGTGA
- a CDS encoding putative serine peptidase (S28 peptidase), with the protein MQFLPPLSIVTLLASWPSLSRAIHPPRPVPPPVSRPVSTQSSVVEGNATFEQLLDHHDSSKGTFSQRYWWSTEYWGGPGSPVVLFTPGEASADGYEGYLTNNTLTGLYAQEIQGAVILIEHRYWGDSSPYEELTAETLQYLTLEQSILDLTHFAETVQLEFDTSNSSNAPKAPWVLVGGSYSGALAAWTAAVAPETFWAYHATSAPVQAIDDFWQYFDPIRHGMAPNCSRDVSLVANHIDTVGKNGSAADQLALKELFGLEALEHYDDFAASSHHQLCLMHILTHLVQNVEAGAAVVPGPEGVGLQKALTGYANWFNSTIIPGYCASYGYWTDNRTVACFDTHNPSSAIFTDTSVDNAVDRQWQWFLCNEPFFWWQDGAPEGVPTIVPRTINAEYWQRQCSLYFPEVNGYTYGSAKGKTAATVNTWTGGWSDSKNTSRLLWVNGQYDPWRDSGVSSTHRPGGPLTSTADEPVQVIPGGFHCSDLYLKDYFANAGVKQVVDNAVAQIKSWVAEYYK; encoded by the exons ATGCAGTTCCTCCCACCCCTCAGCATTGTCACGCTCTTAGCCTCGTGGCCCTCGCTCAGCCGCGCGATTCATCCGCCCAGGCCGGTTCCTCCGCCGGTCTCTCGACCGGTCTCGACGCAATCCTCGGTGGTTGAAGGAAACGCAACCTTCGAGCAACTCTTAGATCATCATGACTCCTCAAAGGGGACTTTCTCGCAGCGTTACTGgtggagtacggagtactgggGTGGCCCCGGCTCACCG GTAGTATTATTCACCCCTGGTGAAGCTTCCGCCGATGGGTACGAGGGTTACCTCACTAATAACACATTGACTGGTCTATACGCGCAAGAAATTCAAGGTGCTGTGATTTTAATCGAGC ACCGTTACTGGGGTGACTCCTCTCCTTATGAAGAACTCACAGCGGAGACGTTGCAGTATCTTACGCTGGAGCAGTCTATTCTGGACTTAACCCATTTCGCCGAAACGGTCCAGTTGGAATTTGACACTTCCAATAGTAGCAATGCGCCAAAAGCG CCATGGGTGTTGGTCGGTGGATCATACAGTGGTGCTTTGGCAGCTTGGACCGCCGCCGTCGCTCCAGAGACGTTCTGGGCCTATCATGCCACAAGCGCTCCTGTTCAAGCTATTGACGATTTT TGGCAATATTTCGATCCCATCCGTCATGGCATGGCACCTAACTGTAGCAGAGATGTCTCTCTGGTGGCCAATCACATTGATACCGTCGGGAAGAATGGATCTGCCGCGGACCAACTTGCGCTAAAAGAACTCTTCGGCCTGGAAGCTCTTGAGCACTACGATGACTTTGCCGC TTCTTCCCATCACCAGCTTTGTCTGATGCATATATTGACTCATTTGGTCCAGAATGTCGAGGCCGGCGCCGCTGTTGTTCCAGGACCAGAGGGTGTTGGCTTGCAGAAGGCTCTTACGGGCTACGCGAATTGGTTCAATTCGACTATCATTCCAGGTT ATTGTGCCAGCTACGGATATTGGACGGACAACCGGACTGTCGCCTGCTTCGACACCCACAATCCATCCAGTGCCATATTCACAGATACTTCGGTTGATAACGCTGTGGATCGACAATGGCAGTGGTTTCTGTGCAATGAACCTTTCTTCTGGTGGCAAGA TGGTGCCCCGGAAGGTGTCCCAACAATTGTCCCTCGTACGATCAATGCAGAGTACTGGCAGCGTCAGTGCTCGTTATACTTCCCTGAAGTGAATGGTTACACCTACGGCAGTGCAAAGGGGAAGACTGCCGCGACAGTCAATACTTGGACAGGCGGATGGTCCGATTCCAAGAACACCAGTCGCTTGCTCTGGGTAAATGG GCAATACGATCCCTGGCGCGATTCGGGCGTCTCTTCGACCCACCGTCCTGGTGGCCCATTGACGAGCACAGCTGATGAGCCAGTACAGGTTATCCCTGGTGGATTTCACTGCTCGGACTTGTATCTCAAGGATTATTTTGCAAATGCAGGCGTGAAGCAAGTGGTTGACAATGCAGTAGCTCAGATCAAGTCATGGGTTGCTGAATACTACAAATAG
- a CDS encoding putative pyridoxamine 5'-phosphate oxidase (unnamed protein product), with the protein MAKQDNIRTQLRNLPVLEGPFAEVNFANFPDTPQDAFRMWLDEAIRAGVKEPHAMTLATVDEQGYPDARVLILKNMDERGWHFAVKADSPKAQQLEANGYAALTFYWPQVGRQIRVRGTAIQLPDAECREDFAERPFKSKVSAMASKQSQVLQDREELTRRIAEVECTASSGQEDGFRKWRVYAVAPMAVEFWQGSNDRLHYRLRYVPDKEQSHWQRDQLWP; encoded by the coding sequence ATGGCGAAGCAGGACAACATCCGAACGCAACTCCGCAACCTTCCGGTCCTAGAAGGTCCATTCGCCGAGGTGAACTTTGCCAACTTTCCTGACACCCCTCAGGATGCTTTCAGAATGTGGTTGGACGAGGCGATCAGAGCCGGCGTCAAAGAGCCCCATGCCATGACGCTAGCCACTGTTGACGAACAAGGCTACCCAGACGCACGGGTCCTCATCCTGAAGAATATGGATGAGCGTGGCTGGCACTTCGCCGTCAAGGCAGATAGCCCGAAGGCTCAGCAGCTGGAGGCCAATGGATATGCTGCTCTGACATTCTACTGGCCCCAGGTCGGTCGGCAAATCCGAGTGCGCGGAACAGCCATCCAGCTGCCAGACGCTGAGTGCAGGGAGGACTTCGCCGAGCGTCCGTTCAAGTCGAAGGTGAGCGCCATGGCCTCGAAGCAAAGCCAGGTGCTTCAGGACCGTGAGGAGCTTACCCGTCGAATTGCGGAGGTAGAATGCACCGCATCGTCTGGGCAAGAGGACGGCTTCCGGAAGTGGAGAGTTTATGCCGTTGCGCCAATGGCGGTTGAATTTTGGCAAGGGTCAAACGATCGCCTTCATTATAGGCTACGATATGTGCCGGATAAAGAACAAAGTCATTGGCAAAGGGACCAATTGTGGCCATGA
- a CDS encoding putative RTA1 domain protein translates to MSEYSFYHYNPSVAAAVIALICYGASTGFHIFQLWKLRSWFFTTFVVGAIMMTVGYVFRTASAKDKTAIGPYIGQNVCILLPPSLYAATIYMIYSRIVLFSRSLELSIISPHKVTKIFVIGDVIAFLMQASGGGMMAIPSMSSLGQKVTIVGLFVQLVFFGGFFTLSVIFHQRVQKLKCVRVLSMPYGPLLYTLFGVSLLIIVRCLFRIVEFCQGNAGYLASHEVFMYVFDTLLMFVVQTVFHFLHPANVLRERAYREVEMRG, encoded by the exons ATGAGTGAGTACTCGTTCTATCACTACAACCCTAGtgtagcagcagcagtcaTCGCCCTTATCTGCTACGGCGCGAGCACCGgcttccacatcttccagcTTTGGAAGCTCCGCAGTTGGTTTTTCACAACCTTCGTCGTGGGGGCAATCA TGATGACCGTGGGCTACGTGTTCCGCACTGCCTCAGCAAAAGACAAAACCGCTATCGGGCCTTATATCGGGCAAAATGTCTGCATCCTCCTCCCCCCTTCCCTCTACGCAGCGACAATCTACATGATATACAGCCGCatcgtcctcttctctcGCTCTCTTGAACTATCTATAATCTCACCGCACAAGGTCACCAAAATCTTCGTGATCGGGGATGTCATTGCATTCCTGATGCAAGCTTCCGGCGGTGGGATGATGGCCATCCCTTCCATGTCTAGTCTCGGCCAGAAGGTGACGATCGTGGGACTCTTCGTGCAATTGGTGTTTTTTGGTGGATTCTTCACTCTCTCTGTTATATTTCACCAACGAGTCCAGAAGCTGAAATGCGTCCGGGTGCTTTCAATGCCGTATGGGCCGTTGTTATATACCCTGTTTGGAGTGTCGTTGTTGATTATCGTTCGGTGTTTGTTTCGCATCGTTGAGTTCTGTCAGGGGAATGCCGGGTATCTTGCCAGTCATGAAGTGTTTATGTATGTGTTTGATACTCTTCTGATGTTCGTGGTGCAGACtgtttttcattttcttcatccgGCAAATGTGCTCAGGGAGAGGGCTTATCGCGAAGTGGAAATGAGGGGGTGA
- a CDS encoding putative arrestin domain-containing protein — MMVKLFKNSSPRKIQPTYFDIRLDHNTIWIPAAGHTIKYGHAQGKVILCLSDPTCVRDVKLHLEGRYYINWDTTFPTDSHRHCKAFWKELPFHHDAWSFLRVSAGSSATTLEPGNYEFPFQMCLPGRLPESMRGIDDCYIHYFLRAQIYGRKGESVSTSREVTVRKVYNTPSRTAPSSVENDWPDKIMYKVSIATPTVQFGGNIRVTYRFVPLLKGLTVKSIRSGVIETHTVLRPYASRSREVLTDAFDPPTWEEMDISTDDRCWYQCSRMLHLPKSTRQCLQSVATTVLKVGHSIQFSITLLNPDGHLSSIRLSLPIVIIFYPSTSASLQMLSDIATWDEEENTLPHYSDHVRDSKLVEICPGNPSTPAGPGSNEKPPDYSVSHDVSDIPSYWDTI, encoded by the exons ATGATGGTTAAACTGTTTAAAAACTCCTCTCCGCGAAAGATACAACCGACCTACTTTGATATTAG GTTGGATCATAACACCATTTGGATTCCAGCAGCAGGGCATACGATTAAATACGGTCACGCTCAAGGCAAGGTTATCCTGTGCCTTAGTGACCCTACGTGCGTGCGCGACGTCAAGTTACATCTCGAGGGCcgctattatataaa CTGGGACACCACGTTCCCTACCGATTCACATCGACATTGCAAAGCATTTTGGAAGGAGTTGCCCTTCCATCACGATGCCTGGAGCTTTCTGCGGGTGTCAGCAGGATCATCCGCAACGACCTTGGAGCCAGGCAATTatgaatttccttttcaaatGTGTCTGCCAGGGCGATTACCGGAATCTATGAGGGGCATCGATGACTGTTATATCCATTATTTTTTGAGAGCACAGATCTATGGCCGGAAAGGCGAGAGTGTATCCACGTCGAGGGAGGTCACCGTTCGAAAGGTGTACAACACACCCTCGCGAACAGCTCCCAGT AGTGTCGAGAACGATTGGCCGGACAAGATAATGTACAAAGTCAGCATTGCAACCCCGACTGTCCAATTCGGCGGCAATATCCGAGTCACCTATCGTTTTGTTCCTCTGCTGAAGGGCCTCACCGTGAAATCGATTAGATCGGGTGTCATTGAAACGCATACGGTATTGAGACCATATGCTTCTCGATCGCGAGAGGTGTTGACCGATGCATTTGACCCTCCAACCTGGGAAGAAATGGATATAAGCACCGACGACAGATGCTGGTATCAATGCTCCCGGATGCTTCATTTACCAAAGTCTACCCGACAGTGTCTACAAAGCGTCGCGACAACGGTTCTAAAGGTTGGGCATTCAATACAATTTTCAATCACTCTGTTGAATCCAGATGGTCATCTGTCTTCG attcgtctttctcttccaataGTCATAATTTTCTATCCCTCGACCAGCGCTAGCCTCCAGATGTTATCAGACATTGCGACCTgggacgaggaagaaaacaCACTGCCCCATTATAGCGACCATGTCCGTGATTCGAAGCTTGTCGAAATATGCCCAGGCAACCCTTCAACCCCTGCAGGGCCGGGTTCGAACGAAAAGCCTCCAGACTACTCAGTTTCTCACGACGTATCCGACATTCCCAGCTATTGGGATACTATCTGA
- a CDS encoding Asp hemolysin-like protein — translation MTQSTFSTLFGIREAHRDRSCGGGDTAARSTVHEVKPLSSIVTVIHKVICPPSYSIKQLRIHRQVDMPADAYGQYVDIKIEDGMKYDLRIENAHLDSGQFYRQGDQGDIMTADDIDDMIIRHNGGIREVCSCGETDSMSGTQGTIDLIDDVKDTRICTLAWSAPMQSGRKNRFSMLNHDPRYKVDIGKWQESGTMGTVNVAIKDE, via the exons ATGACGCAGTCAACTTTCTCAACCTTATTTGGTATACGAGAAGCCCACCGTGACAGGTCGTGCGGGGGTGGGGATACCGCAGCCCGTTCCACGGTTCATGAAGTGAAGCCT CTATCGAGCATTGTAACGGTGATCCACAAAGTTATTTGTCCACCATCTTATTCTATCAAACAGCTTCGTATACACCGTCAAGTCGACATGCCTGCGGACGCCTACGGCCAGTACGTCGATATCAAGATCGAAGATGGCATGAAGTATGATCTGCGCATCGAAAACGCCCACCTTGACAG CGGGCAATTCTATCGGCAGGGAGACCAAGGAGATATCATGACAGCCGACGACATTGACGATATGATCATCCGGCACAACGGCGGGATCAGAGAAGTCTGTTCCTGTGGTGAAACCGACTCTATGTCGGGAACTCAAGGCACAATCGACCTCATCGATGATGTGAAGGACACCCGGATCTGCACACTGGCATGGAGCGCCCCGATGCAGTCGGGAAGAAAGAATAGATTCTCGATGCTCAATCATGACCCGAGATATAAAGTCGATATCGGAAAATGGCAAGAGTCCGGTACCATGGGCACGGTCAATGTTGCCATAAAAGATGAGTGA
- a CDS encoding uncharacterized protein (of unknown function-domain containing protein) produces the protein MSQRPPQASIDSSPNDVLPKKSFRLPPFLDHFNGRELKVFFRCWVALWVASLLIFITPSLTSIGTATFFASLVLLFNPPSGIVFIYLLGALTLFIGICLAWAWGVITMKAAFAARPAADTQARLASLQQTAIAQANATGTATASVSQQLIYDGYMLDTRVTAITFCLICTFIYFMARLRASNPKAALTSIFGIIISDLFLNFTPLLPSFSGTLPLTLVKPAAIGVGLGFACSVLFFPRSTSHVVLDSMEDIVELLKQPLAFTSVTLGKKAQQPDVDRLHKTHAQIIQEYRKMEPGLAFLPLDFSVGRWGPEEVASFKEPMRQVVAAILLLLEFHIGRIHGEVRTEDILREHAEQTKNGDITDEKQPRKVGAQQLSQLVELLEGLRSSGNQQLPQEIVDELVHTSAMAIDACLEGLTVTRECIHMVNCRRWVRRAPPTEREDLYQRSQTALENLRKAHSGFLRDMTELLIGHFAPTTNGESRDQRKIGALVVGMVFEEHVCITITRTQALLDRVSTAFHDSKGTKLWWPTSLRYAASWAFRKKAKAPTTTTVVEDDPDEAEDLTKAAQEKLRISRGYRPKNRSPLGRAILGTYHWFTSNEGLFALRMVVVTIALGIPGVIPHTAGFYYREKGLWGLIMAQTGLLVYMSEFTFSTLGRLVGTVAGGVLGLLAWYIGSANGPGNPYGLSAVMAVMLAILMWIRLYLPPNLVQGGIMGGATFMLVVAYSYDDTHIPSYGNPGVGYTVFWRRLLLVLIGVGAATIVQLFPRPPSAARHICKTLSHTVRTLSDHYALLLSCWGRSRHDGRVLAEPISLQLTEGLVMLDGPIDMLRFDFSSSRFDSESLGRVKRLCHIMNRTLGQLLLLSGTLPNEFQHRLAQQTALLDHQCIGEIMAVLGMCEQALKTGDALPEILPTPLVRRAFDYWQSHPGEIDFSPETVRDENYRRFCVALSAYLKFLGTIDELVLVIKGVLGEAHLVSHELGDLV, from the exons ATGTCCCAACGGCCTCCACAGGCCAGTATTGATTCCAGTCCAAACGATGTACTCCCTAAGAAGAGTTTCCGACTCCCTCCGTTCCTCGATCACTTCAATGGGCGTGAGCTCAAGGTCTTCTTCCGGTGCTGGGTTGCTCTCTGGGTGGCGAGTCTGTTGATCTTCATCACTCCGTCGTTGACCAGTATTGGTACCGCTACGTTTTTCGCGAG CCTCGTCCTCTTGTTCAACCCCCCTTCCGGAATCGTTTTCATTTACCTCTTGGGAGCCTTGACTTTGTTCATTGGTATATGTCTCGCCTGGGCATGGGGCGTCATCACGATGAAGGCCGCTTTCGCGGCCAGACCAGCAGCAGACACACAGGCTCGACTGGCATCGTTGCAACAGACAGCGATAGCCCAAGCGAACGCGACAGGAACGGCGACTGCCAGTGTGTCACAACAATTAATCTACGATGGCTACATGCTAGACACGCGGGTTACAGCCATTACATTCTGTCTGATTTGCACGTTCATCTACTTCATG GCCCGCCTGCGTGCAAGTAACCCCAAAGCAGCGTTGACCTCGATCTTCGGAATCATCATCTCGGACCTTTTTCTCAACTTTACCCCCCTCCTACCCTCGTTCTCGGGAACGTTGCCTCTGACACTCGTGAAACCGGCCGCAATCGGTGTGGGACTCGGATTTGCTTGCTCggtcctcttctttcctcgatCGACCTCACATGTAGTTCTGGATAGCATGGAGGATATCGTGGAGCTGCTCAAACAGCCACTCGCGTTCACCTCCGTAACGCTAGGGAAGAAAGCACAGCAACCGGACGTCGACCGACTACATAAGACACACGCTCAGATTATTCAGGAATATCGGAAGATGGAGCCTGGCTTGGCTTTTCTGCCATTGGATTTCTCAGTGGGCCGCTGGGGTCCCGAGGAGGTCGCTTCCTTCAAGGAGCCGATGCGGCAGGTCGTGGCggccattcttcttttgcttgaATTCCACATCGGTCGGATTCATGGTGAAGTACGCACTGAAGACATCCTTCGCGAACATGCCGAGCAGACAAAGAACGGGGATATCACGGACGAAAAGCAGCCCCGTAAGGTTGGAGCCCAACAGCTGTCCCAACTCGTGGAGCTGCTAGAAGGGTTGCGCAGCTCAGGTAACCAGCAGCTGCCCCAGGAGATCGTGGATGAACTGGTCCACACGAGCGCAATGGCGATCGACGCATGTCTCGAGGGATTAACTGTGACCAGGGAGTGCATCCATATGGTCAATTGCCGACGATGGGTGAGGCGAGCGCCCCCCACAGAACGCGAGGATCTGTACCAGCGAAGTCAGACAGCACTCGAGAATCTCCGCAAGGCTCACAGCGGCTTTCTTCGCGACATGACCGAGCTCTTGATCGGTCATTTTGCACCTACAACAAATGGTGAATCCCGTGACCAGCGCAAGATAGGGGCCCTCGTGGTTGGGATGGTCTTCGAAGAACACGTCTGCATTACAATCACTCGCACACAGGCCCTCCTTGATCGCGTATCGACTGCTTTCCACGACTCGAAAGGAACCAAGCTATGGTGGCCAACTAGTCTTCGATACGCCGCCTCCTGGGCATTTCGGAAGAAAGCGAAGGCACCAACAACAACGACGGTCGTGGAAGACGATCCAGACGAGGCAGAGGACCTGACCAAGGCGGCTCAAGAAAAGCTCCGGATCAGTCGTGGATATCGACCTAAGAACCGCAGCCCCTTGGGACGAGCCATTTTAGGAACATATCACTGGTTTACTTCGAACGAGGGCCTCTTCGCCTTACGCATGGTCGTTGTTACAATCGCCCTCGGTATCCCCGGTGTCATCCCTCATACCGCTGGGTTCTACTATCGGGAGAAAGGCCTTTGGGGGTTGATCATGGCTCAGACCGGTTTGCTTGTCTACATGTCTGAGTTTACCTTCTCGACTCTCGGCCGACTGGTCGGGACAGTTGCTGGAGGTGTTTTAGGGCTTTTGGCATGGTATATCGGATCGGCCAATGGCCCTGGCAATCCCTATGGACTATCGGCTGTTATGGCCGTGATGCTTGCAATTCTGATGTGGATCCGATTGTATCTCCCTCCGAATTTGGTGCAAGGAGGAATTATGGGCGGTGCCACTTTTATGCTGGTAGTGGCATATAGCTACGATGATAC ACACATTCCATCGTACGGTAACCCTGGAGTCGGCTATACGGTGTTTTGGCGTCGGCTACTTCTCGTGCTCATCGGCGTTGGCGCCGCGACTATTGTCCAGTTGTTTCCCCGTCCGCCATCAGCCGCGCGGCATATCTGCAAGACCCTATCCCACACCGTACGAACTCTGTCCGACCACTACGCATTGCTGTTGTCGTGCTGGGGACGCTCCCGCCACGATGGGCGCGTACTCGCCGAGCCCATCTCCCTTCAGTTGACTGAAGGCTTGGTGATGCTCGACGGCCCCATCGACATGCTACGATTCGATTTCTCTAGTTCCCGCTTTGACAGCGAAAGTCTGGGCCGCGTGAAGCGCCTCTGTCATATCATGAACCGTACTCTGGGGCAGCTTTTGCTGTTGTCCGGCACCCTCCCGAACGAGTTTCAACATCGACTGGCGCAACAAACCGCCCTGTTGGATCACCAATGCATCGGCGAGATCATGGCTGTCCTGGGGATGTGCGAACAGGCACTGAAGACTGGCGATGCGTTGCCTGAGATTCTTCCCACACCACTTGTCCGCCGGGCCTTTGACTACTGGCAGTCTCATCCGGGGGAGATTGACTTCTCTCCTGAAACCGTGAGAGATGAGAATTACCGTCGTTTCTGCGTGGCCTTGAGCGCGTATCTTAAATTCTTGGGCACAATCGATGAGTTAGTGTTGGTTATTAAAGGGGTCTTGGGTGAGGCACATCTGGTTTCCCATGAATTGGGAGACTTGGTTTGA